From Myxococcus stipitatus, one genomic window encodes:
- a CDS encoding GFA family protein, translated as MSETSPLFSRNLKKYVGGCHCGAVRFEAELDLSEPLNRCNCSVCTKMGGTTTQVPPKTFRVISGAENLGDYRVGDSANFRKFCKRCGVQCFGGGYVAELGGEFVSINVGCLDGVDLALARIQYWDGRNNNWQAGPGTQPWPIQRA; from the coding sequence ATGAGCGAGACCTCCCCCCTGTTCTCCCGCAACCTGAAGAAGTACGTGGGCGGCTGCCACTGTGGCGCCGTGCGGTTCGAGGCCGAACTGGACCTGTCCGAGCCCCTCAACCGCTGCAACTGCAGCGTCTGCACGAAGATGGGCGGCACCACCACCCAGGTTCCTCCCAAGACGTTCCGCGTCATCTCCGGAGCCGAGAACCTGGGCGATTACCGGGTGGGGGACAGCGCCAACTTCCGGAAGTTCTGCAAGCGCTGCGGCGTGCAGTGCTTCGGCGGGGGCTACGTGGCGGAGCTGGGCGGCGAGTTCGTGTCCATCAACGTCGGCTGCCTGGACGGCGTGGACCTGGCCCTGGCGCGCATCCAGTACTGGGACGGCCGCAACAACAACTGGCAGGCCGGGCCGGGCACCCAGCCCTGGCCGATCCAGCGCGCCTGA